From a region of the Oscarella lobularis chromosome 7, ooOscLobu1.1, whole genome shotgun sequence genome:
- the LOC136189593 gene encoding proton-coupled folate transporter-like, whose amino-acid sequence MPSLRRIVTVETILFVYQFAKFMSTPLIQQLVYSKVYEEKNCSSDNHANTSVHSSCINSTSLVQKAVEDETSRWLLYINLANSIPAIVAALAFGAWSDKTGRRLVLCLPAVGIALNAAVVLIVWYRNLPVSYLLIGQIGSSFLGGYATFLMATFAYMADITTHENRTLRIGILESMTYLGGCMGNLIGGLWIKSGNYAPAFWCIVAAGIFIVLYTILYLPETRTERETTSLCRSLFCSCDSLITSARLFWDKDRSRLFYPLILGVTIFALLSINFAGMIDVIVLFAYDFPLCWASDTLGYFFAFKLAMYGVAALVILPVAKRHFHVEDFPIIYAGLISGASGLIVLGFSSHTWMMMYLVPIVTMLRGLVVPCLRSLMSQMVGKDNQGALFSGVACVEAACGLLATVIYNNLYPATRSLLNPHGFCFFFMSGVVLVSLLFTVVLQHCWNTANSLKRKLINSQEEEQFYKAQTKSY is encoded by the exons AtgccttctcttcgtcggaTTGTCACCGTCGAGACGATCCTGTTCGTCTACCAATTCGCCAAGTTCATGAGCACGCCTCTGATACAGCAACTCGTCTACAGCAAAGTatacgaagagaagaactgcAGCAGCGACAACCACGCGAACACTTCGGTACACAGTAGCTGcatcaattcgacgtcactcGTTCAGAAAGCAGTGGAAGACGAAACATCACGCTGGCTTCTCTACATCAACCTAGCGAACAGCATTCCCGCTATCGTCGCTGCATTGGCGTTCGGCGCGTGGTCGGATAAGACgggtcgtcgtctcgttctctGTCTCCCGGCTGTTGGTATCGCTTTGAATGCCGCTGTCGTACTGATCGTCTGGTACAGAAATTTACCGGTTTCGTATTTGCTCATTGGGCAAATCGGCTCGAGTTTTCTCGGCGGTTACGCGACGTTTCTCATGGCAACGTTCGCCTACATGGCAGATATAACGACTCACGAAAATCGCACTTTGCGAATCGGAATTCTCGAATCAATGACATATTTAGGTGGCTGCATGGGAAATCTAATCGGCGGTCTATGGATCAAATCCGGCAATTACGCTCCGGCTTTCTGGTGCATAGTCGCCGCCGGAATATTCATCGTTCTCTACACGATCCTCTATTTGCCGGAAACTCGAACGGAgcgagaaacgacgtcattatgTAGAAGTCTTTTCTGTTCTTGCGACAGTCTCATCACATCTGCTCGTCTCTTTTGGGATAAAGATCGAAGCCGACTCTTCTATCCACTTATCCTTGGCGTGACGATCTTCGCTCTTCTATCGATTAATTTTGCCGGaatgattgacgtcatcgttctgTTTGCGTACGATTTTCCGCTGTGCTGGGCATCGGATACGTTGGGATActtcttcgccttcaaaCTGGCAATGTACGGCGTGGCAGCACTAGTAATATTGCCCGTCGCGAAGCGTCATTTTCACGTGGAAGATTTCCCGATCATCTACGCTGGCTTGATATCCGGAGCAAGCGGGCTCATTGTCTTAGGCTTCTCTAGTCACACGTGGATGATGATGTACCTAG TTCCCATAGTGACTATGCTAAGAGGACTCGTAGTACCTTGTCTACGATCTCTAATGTCTCAAATGGTCGGGAAAGATAATCAAG GAGCTCTGTTTTCGGGAGTTGCGTGCGTGGAGGCGGCCTGTGGACTACTTGCCACAGTCATCTATAATAATTTGTACCCGGCTACGAGGTCCCTGCTTAATCCGCACGGcttctgctttttcttcatgtCAGGAGTCGTGCTTGTGTCTTTACTATTTACAGT CGTTTTACAACATTGTTGGAATACTGCCAATAGTTTAAAAAGGAAACTAATTAATtcgcaagaagaagaacagtTTTATAAAGCCCAAACGAAATCTTactaa
- the LOC136189596 gene encoding V-type proton ATPase subunit D-like, which yields MSGKDRIAIFPSRAAMTLMKSRLKGAQKGHSLLKKKADALMLRFRQILAKIIETKMLMGDVMKEASFSLAEATYSAGDFSLGVLQNVDKAQTKVKSRKDNVAGVSLPIFECVSEGTDTYELTGLSRGGRQVTHCKELFGKAVTLLVELASLQTSFITLDEVIKITNRRVNAIEHVIIPRIERTISYITTELDEREREEFYRLKKIQEKKKKMRDADEAEKLKRQALGERIEARNLLEERDPDLLF from the exons ATGTCGGGCAAAGATCGCATTGCTATATTTCCATCTCGGGC CGCGATGACGCTGATGAAAAGCCGACTCAAAGGGGCCCAAAAAGGACACAGCTTgctaaagaagaaagcggaCGCGTTGATGCTGCGATTTCGACAGATCTTAGCAAAGATCATAGAG aCGAAAATGCTCATGGGTGACGTCATGAAGGAAGCGTCCTTCTCATTGGCCGAAGCCACCTATTCCGCGGGAGACTTTAG CCTCGGGGTTCTACAGAACGTCGACAAAGCTCAGACGAAAGTCAAGTCTCGAAAGGACAATGTAGCGG GCGTGTCACTTCCTATTTTTGAGTGCGTCTCTGAGGGAACAGATA CTTACGAGTTGACTGGTTTGTCACGTGGTGGCCGGCAGGTGACTCATTGCAAGGAACTCTTTGGAAAGGCAGTGACTCTTCTGGTGGAACTAGCTTCATTGCAG ACGTCTTTTATCACATTGGATGAAGTGATAAAGATTACGAATCGTCGTGTCAATGCAATTGAGCATG TCATTATTCCTCGTATTGAGAGGACGATTAGCTACATTACAACGGAGCTCgatgagagagagagggaagAGTTTTACCGACTCAAGAAAATacaggaaaagaagaagaagatgcgAGACGCTGACGAGgctgaaaaattgaagcgGCAAGCATTGGGAGAAAGAATAG AGGCAAGAAATCttttggaagaaagagaTCCAGATCTTTTGTTCTAG
- the LOC136189591 gene encoding uncharacterized protein, giving the protein MSFKNVSPFASVLATAPSHCVVDQTDVADEVEAAKRALEDDIAFDDDFEATEATRDDADIDERSPALNASISFSSHASLTRNRDAIAGFDETKGDTWIYPTNLPLRDYQFNIAQKALYNNTLVCLPTGLGKTFIAAVLMYNFYRWYPGGRIVFMAPTKPLVAQQIEACFKVMGIPQSDMSEMTGHMAPPKRELEWREKRVFFLTPQVIQNDLSRGSCPADSIVCLVVDEAHRALGNHAYSQVVRELSKVTTDFRVLALSATPGDNGTAVQEVITNLMISHVEIRSEQAIDIRPYVHKRKEEKFVIPIGEELGRIKRKYLDIIAVPVTRLCNNGALYNRNPDSLCKFGVFKAREGFRKRLGTEPPNSILARHRGIVEGDFALAITLYHGLELLLQHGLRSFYHFMKSAVDGTKGATKARFELLGNASFQAIMHELRDKFDPCDDVKMSPSTFMTSGKKPKDGRRRALSADVLASSHPKLKKLLEIVLEHFKSKGDSTRVMVFSQYRESVHEITEVLSQHAPIVKPMSFIGQASTGKSNRGLTQKEQIEVVRSFRQGGYNTLVATCVGEEGLDIGEVDLIVCFDAHASPIRLVQRIGRTGRKRDGRIVILVTEGKEEKISKRSERNKKDIYKYISDASRWLQLYSRNPRMVPRHFRPVVRKVEMNVADFVNLHATRRKRKALPPIENDSDGFPSVAMATATASKRKPKSPFLTSDELVSWSKNYMVSAKEATTIAKTVEGTLKRDRPLVCLTKKGDEAGFSGSSAYAEDQATYSPVFRVSHSRTSEQLVEMMQFADECRSWEENGYDPYAMEMAAYLNIDDVVIATTATTKKKAKGNRLLDSDDDVVERKTTEGILSDSEEEIVAGVPPPSSLREPGDAKETGSVSIPAPPSVDEALAWLQSQKPEISDVSRRVIAETDDEEDDTPVVVGKKKRNVFLSPESESSLVKVSKRKRLVASSDDDDSFDDIAKRPKKRKTKERLFIDTDDDEDIFEDRGRAKSTKKPVKINEFIEDEAQLSDCDAIVVSSDENEDETAVDDSFINDETLPSQEREKDGPSPASMTTVYRKSLLSPSCRLATMGNAYKMRFSPRHQLYGKQDGVDLRYTGNDLDSSFIDDRSSFGEAEEDNRFEISEEGESEQGTPRRLVTARRRVLRPLDTSSELDVSSKSTQPQNDADATATAAFGFDDDFDDDLDAHLQRLSEEELTGGGGGGAVVIRASTPKVQKVAEVKTKSPALVEKKARNAVLVDSKTASSSSVIVSALRLTHGVDLRVCSISHCDFIVSNRMGVKKVFRSDFAKGGKATRLIDQIKTMFEFFDRPCLIIERDREKAKTVGQNQNGHMNSNLACFVQTNMKILFSDSPEMTASLLNDLAGVEKAKNAGFHLPDDLNQDTCKPAFKFLLSIPQISFITAADLYYSFSSLDEIIRSTSDELVKRAHNLSKNRADSIIKYFTYTFDSSMLHGR; this is encoded by the exons ATGTCGTTCAAGAACGTCTCTCCATTCGCCAGCGTTCTCGCCACGGCGCCGTCTCACTGCGTAGTCGACCAGacggacgtcgccgacgaagtcgaagcggcgaaacgCGCCCTGGAAGACGACatcgccttcgacgacgatttcgaagcgACAGaagcgacgcgcgacgacgcagacATCGACGAACGATCGCCAGCGCTCAACGCGAGcatttcgttctcgtcgcacGCGTCGCTGACGCGCAATCGCGACGCAATCGCCggattcgacgaaacgaaaggcGACACATGGATCTATCCTACAAATCTTCCCCTTCGCGACTACCAGTTCAATATCGCCCAAAAGGCGCTCTACAACAACACGCTCGTCTGTCTGCCGACGGGATTGGGAAAGACGTTCATCGCCGCCGTTCTGATGTATAATTTCTATCGTTGGTATCCGGGAGGGCGAATCGTTTTCATGGCGCCCACGAAGCCGCTCGTCGCGCAGCAGATCGAGGCTTGTTTCAAGGTGATGGGAATTCCTCAGTCGGACATGTCCGAGATGACAG GTCACATGGCACCTCCGAAACGGGAGTTGGAGTGGCGTGAAAAgagagttttctttctgacgCCTCAGGTGATTCAGAATGATTTGAGTAGAGGAAGTTGTCCAGCTGATAGCATCGTCTGTCTGGTGGTGGATGAGGCCCACAGAGCGTTAGGAAATCACGCCTATTCACAG GTCGTACGTGAATTGAGCAAAGTGACGACGGATTTTCGAGTCTTGGCTCTGAGTGCGACGCCCGGGGATAACGGCACA GCTGTTCAAGAAGTGATCACCAATCTAATGATATCTCACGTGGAAATTCGCTCGGAACAAGCAATCGATATTCGACCTTACGTACACAAGCGAAAAGAGGAAAAATTCGTGATTCCAATCGGAGAAGAACTCGGTCGAATCAAGCGGAAATATCTAGAT ATTATTGCTGTTCCCGTGACGCGACTTTGCAACAACGGCGCTCTCTACAACCGAAACCCCGACTCCTTATGCAAATTCGGCGTCTTCAAAGCCCGAGAAGGCTTTCGCAAGCGCCTGGGAACCGAACCCCCAAACTCCATTCTc GCGCGGCATCGCGGCatcgtcgaaggcgacttCGCTCTCGCCATCACCTTGTATCACGGTCTCGAACTTCTTCTCCAACACGGACTTCGTTCTTTTTATCATTTTATGAAGAGTGCCGTCGACGGGACGAAAggcgcgacgaaagcgcgCTTCGAGTTGCTCGGCAACGCGTCGTTTCAAGCGATCATGCACGAATTGCGCGATAAATTCGATCcctgcgacgacgtcaaaatgtcGCCGTCAACATTTATGACGTCGGGAAAAAAGCCGAAAgacgggcgacgacgcgcactATCGGCCGATGTTCTCGCATCCAGTCAtccaaaattaaaaaaattattagaaaTCGTATTGGAGCATTTCAAGAGCAAAggcgattcgacgcgcgTCATGGTCTTCTCCCAGTATCGCGAGAGCGTGCACGAGATCACCGAAGTCTTGTCCCAACACGCGCCTATCGTCAAACCGATGTCGTTTATCGGTCAGGCGTCGACGGGAAAATCAAATCGCGGTCTAACCCAAAAGGAACAAATAGAA GTCGTTCGGAGTTTTCGTCAGGGTGGCTATAATACGCTCGTAGCGACGTGCGTCGGGGAAGAGGGTCTCGACATAGGGGAGGTTGATTTGATTGTCTGTTTCGACGCGCACGCGTCGCCTATTCGTCTCGTTCAGCGAATCGGGCGAACGGGACGAAAGCGAGACGGTCGCATCGTCATCTTGGTGACGGAAGGAAAAGAGGAGAAA ATTTCAAAGCGAAGTGAACGGAATAAGAAGGATATTTATAAATATATTAGCGACGCTTCGCGATGGCTTCAACTCTATTCGCGCAATCCGCGCATGGTTCCGCGTCACTTTCGTCCCGTCGTGCGCAAAGTCGAAAtgaacgtcgccgatttcgtgAATTTgcacgcgacgcgacgaaaacgaaaagcgtTGCCGCCAATCGAAAACGATTCCGACGGTTTTCCGTCCGTCgcgatggcgacggcgacggcgagcaaACGAAAGCcaaaatcgccttttttgacgtcagacgaATTGGTTTCGTGGTCGAAGAATTACATGGTGTCGGCGAAGGAAGCGACAACGATTGCGAAGACGGTGGAAGGCACGCTGAAACGCGATCGTCCTTTAGTGTGTTTaacgaagaaaggagacgaggCTGGGTTCAGTGGGAGCAGCGCCTACGCCGAGGATCAAGCGACGTATAGTCCCGTCTTTCGCGTGAGTCATTCGCGCACGTCGGAGCAGCTCGTCGAAATGATGCAGTTCGCCGACGAGTGTCGTTCGTGGGAGGAGAACGGCTACGATCCGTACGCTATGGAAATGGCCGCTTATTTGAATatagacgacgtcgtcatcgcgacgacggcgacgacgaaaaaaaaggcgaaaggaaatcgtcttctcgacagcgacgatgacgtcgtcgagagaaagacgacggagGGAATTCTTAGTGATAGTGAGGAGGAGATTGTCGCCGgggtgccgccgccgtcttcgcttCGTGAGCCCGGTGACGCGAAGGAGACGGGATCCGTCTCGATTCCGGCGCCGCCGTCTGTGGACGAGGCTCTCGCTTGGCTGCAAAGTCAAAAGCCGGAGATTTCAGATGTCTCGCGTCGAGTGATCGCGGAGAcggacgatgaagaagacgatacGCCTGTGGTTGtaggaaagaagaaacgaaacgtttttctgagTCCCGAAAGCGAGAGTTCGCTTGTAAAAGTTTCCAAACGAAAACGTCTCGTCGcatcgagcgacgacgacgatagctTCGACGACATCGCGAAACGACCcaagaagaggaaaacgaaggagagaCTTTTTATCGACactgacgacgatgaggacATATTCGAAGATCGCGGCAGAGCGAAATCGACTAAAAAACCCGTCAAAATTAATGAATTTATCGAAGACGAAGCCCAATTGTCGGACTGCGACGCAATTGTCGTCTCGtcggacgaaaacgaagacgagacggccgtcgacgacagTTTCAtcaacgacgagacgcttcCATCgcaggagagagagaaagacgggCCGAGTCCCGCTAGCATGACAACCGTCTACAGAAAAAGTCTTCTCAGTCCGTCTTGCCGTCTCGCGACGATGGGAAACGCGTACAAAATGCGCTTCAGTCCGCGTCATCAGCTCTACGGCAAACAGGACGGCGTCGACTTGCGCTACACCGGCAACGATCTCGATTCGTCCTTTATCGACGATCGGAGTTCGTTCGgcgaagcggaagaagaTAATCGCTTTGAAATTTCCGAGGAGGGCGAAAGCGAACAAGGAACGCCTCGGCGTCTCGTGACGGCTCGGAGACGCGTGCTGCGACCGTTGGACACGTCGAGCGAGCTggacgtttcgtcgaagtcgactCAACCCcagaacgacgccgatgcgacggcaacggcggcgtttgggtttgacgacgacttcgacgacgatttggacgCTCACCTGCAGCGATTGTCCGAGGAGGAGTTGACCggcggtggtggtggtggtgccGTCGTCATTAGAGCGAGTACGCCGAAAGTTCAAAAAGTAGCTGAAGTCAAAACGAAGTCACCGGCGCTAGTCGAA AAAAAGGCTCGAAATGCTGTTCTTGTTGATTCGAAgactgcgtcgtcgtcttctgtg ATCGTTTCGGCGTTGCGCTTGACGCACGGGGTCGATTTGCGCGTCTGTTCGATTTCCCATTGCGATTTTATTGTCAGCAATCGAATGGGCGTCAAGAAAGTTTTTCGCTCGG ACTTTGCGAAGGGAGGCAAGGCGACAAGGCTAATCGATCAGATTAAGACGATGTTCGAGTTCTTTGATCGTCCGTGTTTGATAATagagagagatagagaaaaggcgaaaactGTCGGACAAAACCA AAACGGCCACATGAATTCGAATTTGGCTTGTTTTGTGCAGACAAACATGAAGATTTTATTCAGTGACAGTCCAG AAATGACAGCGTCGCTTTTGAATGATTTGGCTGGTGtggagaaagcaaaaaatgcTGGATTTCATTTACCTGATGATCTCAATCAAGATACGTGCAAACCG GCATTCAAATTCCTTCTATCTATTCCCCAAATTAGTTTTATAACGGCTGCAGATCTTTATTACAGTTTCAGTTCTCTTGATGAGATAATTAGAAG CACTTCTGATGAGTTGGTAAAACGCGCACATAATCTGTCAAAGAATCGTGCTGATTCCATTATAAAATATTTTACGTATACGTTTGATTCAAGTATGTTGCATGGCAGATGA